A section of the Canis lupus baileyi chromosome 5, mCanLup2.hap1, whole genome shotgun sequence genome encodes:
- the AADACL4 gene encoding arylacetamide deacetylase-like 4: MLLLCLLLLSSFLVGVFLWAVCQHFLTADIPSTLQHPIKLRFLHCMFLYMVILAEIFEKLGICSKLRFLQLLQNGVRVKRDARLVVTDLYLGTTPVRLFQPKAASSSPRRGIIFFPGGGGFLGSLDSYHNLCSQLAVETDSVLLLIGYRKLPDHHYPCIFQDCLNTSILFLKGLKTYGVDPSRVVICGDSLGGGNVACVIQHLVGRSDLPRIRAQVLIYPVTQVINLQLPSHQQNRNVPFLSQKIMMICMLKYLVVNFHWWDTILSGAFIPPDIWRKYSKWLSSDNIPKSFRKPGYQPEFHGPFNEAAYLENKHLFDITNAPLLGDDEVIAQLPEAFLVSCENDVLRDDTLLYMKRLKDQGVPVMWYHVEDGFHGSLVFFDKKFFFFPCALKIINAVISYITSI, translated from the exons ATGCTCCTCCTGTGCCTGCTGTTACTGTCCAGCTTCTTGGTAGGAGTCTTCCTCTGGGCTGTCTGTCAGCACTTCCTCACCGCAGATATCCCCTCTACCTTGCAACATCCCATCAAGCTCAGATTTCTGCATTGCATGTTCCTGTACATGGTCATTTTG GCGGAAATATTTGAGAAGCTGGGAATATGCTCCAAGCTCAGATTTCTCCAGTTATTGCAAAACGGTGTGAGAGTAAAGAGGGATGCTAGACTTGTGGTAACTGACTTGTATTTGGGGACCACACCGGTGAGGCTGTTCCAGCCCAAGGCCGCGTCCTCCAGCCCCCGGCGAGGCATCATCTTCTTCCCCGGAGGAGGCGGgttcctggggagcctgg ACTCCTACCACAACCTGTGCAGTCAGCTGGCCGTGGAGACTGACTCGGTGCTGCTGTTGATTGG GTACCGCAAGCTTCCGGATCACCACTACCCCTGCATTTTCCAAGACTGCCTGAACACCTCCATTCTCTTCCTGAAGGGCCTCAAAACCTACGGGGTGGACCCCTCCCGGGTTGTGATCTGCGGAGACAGCCTTGGGGGAGGGAATGTGGCCTGTGTCATCCAGCACCTGGTGGGCAGATCAGATCTTCCCCGGATCAGGGCCCAGGTGCTGATTTATCCAGTTACTCAGGTCATCAATTTGCAGCTGCCATCCCACCAGCAGAACCGGAACGTCCCTTTCCTCTCCCAGAAGATCATGATGATATGTATGCTTAAATACTTGGTTGTCAACTTTCACTGGTGGGACACCATCCTGAGCGGTGCTTTCATCCCCCCGGACATCTGGAGGAAATACAGCAAGTGGCTCAGCTCTGACAACATACCCAAGAGTTTCAGGAAGCCAGGTTACCAGCCTGAATTTCACGGCCCTTTTAATGAGGCCGCCTACCTGGAAAACAAACATCTTTTTGATATAACAAATGCTCCTCTGCTAGGGGATGATGAGGTCATCGCTCAGCTTCCCGAGGCCTTCCTGGTGAGCTGTGAGAATGATGTCCTCCGTGATGACACCTTGCTCTATATGAAGCGCTTGAAGGACCAAGGGGTCCCTGTGATGTGGTATCACGTGGAGGATGGCTTCCATGGGTCCCTGGTATTTTTTGataagaagtttttctttttcccatgcGCCTTGAAAATTATAAACGCTGTCATCAGTTATATAACGAGCATATAG